The following coding sequences are from one Rathayibacter sp. VKM Ac-2760 window:
- a CDS encoding Pr6Pr family membrane protein, with the protein MRSTFVLLRVLVAAAVLTATTVSFLDSHAFWVEARFRDRATLAANFFSYITVEVCLLAVVVLLIGAVVLARGALPEPRWFAWLRAGVVTYMVVIGVVYNLLLRGTVVTGAGAGQDWTNEIMHVVAPLALILDWLFAPGRRPLSWAVVPALLAFPVAWFVYTIVRAPLVYDQMKHEQVWYPYPFLDPRLADPPLVPGGMIAVVFYVVAMTAVFASAGWLTVLISRRSIGQRRTPEAPVEKEPVSAAFTASPRRSVPRG; encoded by the coding sequence ATGCGCTCCACCTTCGTCCTGCTCCGCGTGCTCGTCGCGGCCGCCGTCCTCACCGCCACCACGGTGAGCTTCCTCGACTCCCACGCGTTCTGGGTCGAGGCCCGCTTCCGCGACCGCGCGACCCTCGCCGCCAACTTCTTCAGCTACATCACCGTCGAGGTCTGCCTGCTCGCGGTGGTCGTCCTGCTGATCGGCGCGGTGGTCCTCGCCCGCGGCGCCCTCCCGGAACCGCGCTGGTTCGCCTGGCTGCGCGCAGGGGTCGTCACCTACATGGTCGTGATCGGAGTGGTCTACAACCTGCTGCTGCGCGGCACGGTGGTCACCGGTGCCGGAGCAGGCCAGGACTGGACGAACGAGATCATGCACGTCGTCGCCCCGCTCGCTCTGATCCTCGACTGGCTCTTCGCGCCCGGCCGGCGCCCGCTCTCCTGGGCCGTCGTCCCCGCCCTGCTCGCCTTCCCCGTCGCCTGGTTCGTCTACACGATCGTCCGGGCACCGCTCGTCTACGACCAGATGAAGCACGAGCAGGTCTGGTACCCGTACCCGTTCCTCGATCCGCGCCTCGCGGACCCGCCGCTCGTCCCGGGCGGGATGATCGCGGTCGTCTTCTACGTCGTCGCGATGACCGCGGTCTTCGCCTCCGCGGGCTGGCTGACGGTCCTGATCTCGCGACGCTCGATCGGGCAGCGCCGGACCCCCGAGGCACCCGTGGAGAAAGAGCCGGTCAGCGCGGCTTTCACCGCTTCTCCTCGCCGCTCGGTGCCGCGAGGCTGA